GCGTCGATGTGCATAATGCCCTTGACGCTGCAACGCTCGCTGCCATCGAGGGCGCAGTCGCGCAGCTGGCCGACGGCGGAGCCCGTGCCATCGTCATCACCGGCACGGGGACCAGGGCCTTCAGCGCCGGCGCCGACCTGAACGAACTCGCTGGGCTCGACGCCGTCGCGGCGCACGCCGTGCTCGCTGCCGGCCAGCGCACCATGTCAGCGATTGCCGCGAGCCGGGTACCCGTCATCGCTGCCGTGAACGGACTCGCGCTCGGCGGCGGATTTGAACTCGTGCTCTCCTGCACTTTCGCCGTCCTCGCCGACACCGCGAAGCTCGGCCTGCCCGAATCGGGGCTCGGGCTGATGCCCGGCTACGGCGGCACCCAGCGTTTGCCTGCGCTCATCGGCAGGGCCGCCGCAGCGCACGTTATGCTCACGGGAACCCGGCTCGACGCCCGCCGCTGCTACGAACTCGGCCTCACGCCGATGGCTCCGGTTCCGCTCGAGCAACTAATGGACACCGCCATGACCACGGCACACAGCATCGCGGCGAAGGGCCCAAGGGCCCAGTCGGCGATACTCACCGCTCTGAGCGCATCGGCGGTGCGAGACGATGCGCTGTCGCTCGAGTCGGCCCTGGCGGGAGTCATCACCGGAGGCGATGAAGCGCGGGAGGGCATCGCCGCGTTCCGCGAGAAGCGCGATCCTCGGTTCGAATCGATGACGGGGGCGAGTCGGACATGAGCGACCTCGACTTCTCTCTCCCCTTCACGCACGCCCCTGCGATCGACCGCGACCCCGACGCGTACGTTGCCGCTCACGACGCATTCGACGAATCGATCAGCGATGCCCTTCTCACCCCACGGGAGCGAGCTGTTCGCGCCGCCATGCGCCGCGTTGCGGCATCGGACGTCGCGCCCCGCGCTGCGGCGATCGATCGAACGCACGATTTCGCCCACGACAGCTATCAGGCGGTCGCGGCCGCCGGGCTGGTCGGCCTGGTGTTCCCCGAGCACCTGGGCGGCACCGGCGATACTCACGTGGCCTATGCCGTCGCCATGGAGGAGCTCGCCGCGGCGTGTGCGTCGACCAGCCTCATCTATATGACGCAGACTCACGCCGCCTACCCGATCTTGAGCGCGGGAAGCGCAGAGCTCGCCGCACGATACATCCCGCATCTGCTGGACGGCAGTCGCTACGGGTCGATGGCGATCACCGAACCCGATGCCGGGAGCGACGTGTCGAGCATCCGGACCCGAGCGACCCTCGCACCCAACGCGGACGCGTACGTCTTGTCGGGATCGAAGACATTCATCACCACGGGCGACCGCGCCGACGTCATCGTCTGCTTCGTCACCACCGACCCGCGCGCCGGACGAGCCGGTGTCACCGCTTTCGTGGTCGAAGGCGGTCAAGACGGCGTCAGCGCCGGTCAGCCGTTCGCCAAGATGGGCATGCACGGATCGTCAACCGCCGAGATCTTCCTCTCCGAGGTGCGCGTGCCGACAGCCAACCGGCTGGGCGACGAGGGCTCGGGCTGGGCGATCGTCATGGCCTCCGTGACCAAGTCGCGCATCAGCGCGGCAGCTCAGGGAGTGGGCATCGCACGCAACGCCTACGTCCGCGCCCTCATCGCCCTGCACGGAATCCACGGGCCGCGTCTGCCCGCAGACATCGCGTTCGTGCTCGCGGGGTTGCGCGGCGACATACTGCAGGCACGTCTCCTGCTGCTGGCCACCGCCCGCGAGGTCGACGACGCGGAGCATCCGTCCGTCGCCCACATCGGCATCATGAAACAGGTGTGCACTGATGCGGGATGGAACGTAAGCGTGAAGGCGGCCGCACTGCTCGGCGCCTACGGCGACTTCGCGGAGTTGGGCGTCGAACGCGGGCTGCGCGATGCGAAGGTCACGCAGATCTATGACGGGACGAACGAAGTGCAGCGGCTGCTGATCGGCCGCGATACGGAGCGACGCTTAAGGGAGGTCGTATGAACGACGAGCTGACCGGCAAGGTCGCCATCGTCACCGGGGCAGGCCGAGGCCTGGGCCGGATCATCGCGCGCACTCTCAGCGATGCCGGTGCAAATGTGGTCGTGGCATCTCGCACGCCCGCACAGCTGCAGGAGTTCGTCGAAGACGCTGAAGCCCGCGGGCGCAGCGCACTCGCGATGCCCACCGATGTGACCGACGAGGGCGCCGTCGATGACCTCGTCTCGGCGACCGTCCAGCGGTTCGGGCGCGTCGACATCCTCGTAAACAACTCGGGCGTAGTCGATACGAGCCCACTGCTCGAACAGGCACCCGCCGCGTGGGACCGGGTCATCGACACGAACCTGCGTGGTACCTACCTGGTCACCCGGGCGGTGGGCGCGCACCTGGTCGCACAAGGGTCGGGCAAGGTCATCAACATCGCCTCGAACTTCGCGCTCATGGGGGTCGCGAACCATGCGGCGTACTCCGCCTCGAAGGCCGCGGTCATCGCCTTCACCAAGTCGATCGCGGTCGAGTGGGCTCGCGCCGGCGTTCAGGTCAACGCGATCGCGCCCGGCTACTTCGAGACCGACCTGAACGCGGGCATGCGGGCCGACGAAGAGATGACGTCGCGGGTTCTGCGGGCCATTCCGGCGCGGCGCATGGGCTCGCCGATCGAACTGAAGCCGTGGATCCTGCTGCTGGCGGGCACCGCGTCTGACTTCATGACGGGGGAGGTCATCGTCATCGACGGTGGCCAATCGGTGACGTGACGATCGGCACGTCATTCCGAACCTCCCGATGGCACGCCATCACGACACGACAAGCAATGCGAAGGAGCACACTGTGACGGAGTCACTCAGGACCGTGGCGGTCGTAGGCGGGGGCACGATGGGCTCGGGAATCGCCGCAGTCGCCGTTCGCGGGGGCCAGCGAACCGTTCTCTACGACCTCAGTGCCGACCAGGTCGAGCGCGGGCTCGATTTCGTTCGCGGCTTTCTCGCCAAGAGCGTCTCGCTGGGCAAGCTCGCCGCCGACGACGCCGAAGCGGCAGGCAATCGACTGACCGGAACGACCGACCTGGCCGAGCTCGCCGGAGCCGACGTGGTGGTCGAGGCGATCTTCGAAGACCTGACGGCGAAGAAGGACCTCTTCGCACAACTGGATGACATCGTGTCGGAGCGGACGCTCCTCCACACCAACACGTCGACACTCTCCGTCACGGCGATCGCATCGGGTTCGCGGTATCCCGAACGCGTCGTCGGCACCCACTACTGCAATCCCGCCCCGCTGATGAAGCTTGTGGAGCTCGTCCCCGGTCTGCACACGGCATCTTGGGCGCAGGAGGCCACGCTGAGCTACCTCACAGACGTCGGCAAGACCTCGGTCGTGGTCAAAGACCGCCCGGGGTTCATCCTCAACCGGTTCCTCATTCCGTGGGAGAACAGTTGCATCGACGCGCTTGAGAACGGGTTCGGCACGCGAGAGTCGATCGACTCGGCCGTGACCGGGGCGCTCGGCCACCCGATGGGCCCGTTCCGGCTGCTCGACATCGTCGGACTCGATATTCACCACCAGGTCGCCACGCGACTGTATGAACAGTTGAAGGAGCCCCGGTTCGCACCCCCTCCCATGGTCGAGCGCATGATCGCGGCCGGTGATCTGGGGCGCAAGAGCGGCCGCGGCTTCTACTCGTACAACGACACGAAACTCTTCGGCGCGTGATGGGCGAGCGGATGCCGATGAACCCCGGCCTTCTGGAATCTCAACCCACCCGTCTGGGAAAGGACACGAAATGACGCTGTTCGGAAAAGTAGCGGTGCTGGGATTCGGCACGATGGGAGGCGGCATCGCCCAGGTGATCGCCCAGAGCGGGAGAACAGTCGTCGTTCTCGAGACCGACCAGGCGCGCATCGACAACGGCATCGCCGCCGTCGACGCGTTCTTGAGCTCCGGCGTCACGCGCGGCAAGGTCACCGAGGCCGACAAGGAGGCCACTCTCGCGCGGATCACCGGCACGACCCTGCTGAGCGACCTGGCAGACGTCGATCTGGTGGTCGAGGCTGTCACCGAGCGCAAAGACATAAAGTCGGCGCTGCTGGTCGACGTCGCCGCGGTGGTGTCCGTGGATGCGGTCATCGCCACGAACACCTCCGCGCTGTCGGTGTCGGATCTCGCATCTCGCCTGGTCGAACCCGGTCGTGTGGCCGGCCTGCACTTCTTCAACCCCGCTCCGCTGATGCGCGTCGTCGAGGTTGTGCGCGCTCTCCAGACCGCGGAGGATGTCAT
This portion of the Microbacterium pygmaeum genome encodes:
- a CDS encoding enoyl-CoA hydratase/isomerase family protein, translating into MGELSVLTGRDGHVATVTIDRVDVHNALDAATLAAIEGAVAQLADGGARAIVITGTGTRAFSAGADLNELAGLDAVAAHAVLAAGQRTMSAIAASRVPVIAAVNGLALGGGFELVLSCTFAVLADTAKLGLPESGLGLMPGYGGTQRLPALIGRAAAAHVMLTGTRLDARRCYELGLTPMAPVPLEQLMDTAMTTAHSIAAKGPRAQSAILTALSASAVRDDALSLESALAGVITGGDEAREGIAAFREKRDPRFESMTGASRT
- a CDS encoding acyl-CoA dehydrogenase family protein, which translates into the protein MSDLDFSLPFTHAPAIDRDPDAYVAAHDAFDESISDALLTPRERAVRAAMRRVAASDVAPRAAAIDRTHDFAHDSYQAVAAAGLVGLVFPEHLGGTGDTHVAYAVAMEELAAACASTSLIYMTQTHAAYPILSAGSAELAARYIPHLLDGSRYGSMAITEPDAGSDVSSIRTRATLAPNADAYVLSGSKTFITTGDRADVIVCFVTTDPRAGRAGVTAFVVEGGQDGVSAGQPFAKMGMHGSSTAEIFLSEVRVPTANRLGDEGSGWAIVMASVTKSRISAAAQGVGIARNAYVRALIALHGIHGPRLPADIAFVLAGLRGDILQARLLLLATAREVDDAEHPSVAHIGIMKQVCTDAGWNVSVKAAALLGAYGDFAELGVERGLRDAKVTQIYDGTNEVQRLLIGRDTERRLREVV
- a CDS encoding SDR family NAD(P)-dependent oxidoreductase, whose protein sequence is MNDELTGKVAIVTGAGRGLGRIIARTLSDAGANVVVASRTPAQLQEFVEDAEARGRSALAMPTDVTDEGAVDDLVSATVQRFGRVDILVNNSGVVDTSPLLEQAPAAWDRVIDTNLRGTYLVTRAVGAHLVAQGSGKVINIASNFALMGVANHAAYSASKAAVIAFTKSIAVEWARAGVQVNAIAPGYFETDLNAGMRADEEMTSRVLRAIPARRMGSPIELKPWILLLAGTASDFMTGEVIVIDGGQSVT
- a CDS encoding 3-hydroxyacyl-CoA dehydrogenase family protein, with amino-acid sequence MTESLRTVAVVGGGTMGSGIAAVAVRGGQRTVLYDLSADQVERGLDFVRGFLAKSVSLGKLAADDAEAAGNRLTGTTDLAELAGADVVVEAIFEDLTAKKDLFAQLDDIVSERTLLHTNTSTLSVTAIASGSRYPERVVGTHYCNPAPLMKLVELVPGLHTASWAQEATLSYLTDVGKTSVVVKDRPGFILNRFLIPWENSCIDALENGFGTRESIDSAVTGALGHPMGPFRLLDIVGLDIHHQVATRLYEQLKEPRFAPPPMVERMIAAGDLGRKSGRGFYSYNDTKLFGA
- a CDS encoding 3-hydroxyacyl-CoA dehydrogenase family protein; the protein is MTLFGKVAVLGFGTMGGGIAQVIAQSGRTVVVLETDQARIDNGIAAVDAFLSSGVTRGKVTEADKEATLARITGTTLLSDLADVDLVVEAVTERKDIKSALLVDVAAVVSVDAVIATNTSALSVSDLASRLVEPGRVAGLHFFNPAPLMRVVEVVRALQTAEDVIERLAQFVGEITKDAVVVKDRPGFLVNKLFMPYINDVVQAYDDELASAEDIDTAIKLGLGYKMGPLELLDLIGLDVHEHATRSAYDATLDPIYAPPPLLQTMVAAGMHGNKNGRGFRVGVDK